Proteins from one Tetrapisispora phaffii CBS 4417 chromosome 8, complete genome genomic window:
- the PEP1 gene encoding type I sorting receptor (similar to Saccharomyces cerevisiae PEP1 (YBL017C); ancestral locus Anc_8.163), with the protein MLLSNLIIPLLLLFSQLTIAASVDNAPVVNKVKSGFSYLLTSFDDSSVLLRVEKNSLLRTEDNGKSWEKVKIDSKDSKVVYVHVDELYPGSRASLRTEYNETYITNDKGKTWTKLNINVPKNMKGPSDTCWIKSHPLDNKILLASCRSLIKGDSSKNTSFQNMYMAQLYFISTDTGKTFKQIDSKIDLSGKKNIRSLITDCKFGISSSKSMLTSLSDTIVCKSNLVQGIEQKPKETQNKSDTGAKDKRDDYLYNVKRAAGTILFNNGKSNDPPMTSVMTESKYFEISIKNPSNTKIIESLKEKTIESFFVFDQQLVAITIDDRYNKNSSKKVWISKDGKEYKEAHLPTQLRFYVAGGLREDAAGRLLLTINRKKGQKSKRNDYVTEILISDSKGEKFSDLSFMDTTTLGNSFFQTFAHLPGTIIGTFTSMNSFHGGNRKDDSNERKKSSPSKITKISIDNGNFWSNLKVVDPDNKKNFKCDIDDYENCSIQLLMGGFVSSEPSAGIITVIGVVSDGVSFNWDDAKTFISRDGGESWQVALDFPSITTSGDYGNIIVAVPFNPESDGDPESELYYSLDQGRSWTEYQLEEQIIPIELISTTLDGSGSKFMLLGMVADQAVNVIISNPDDDDDEDGDNDTAYTFVYAIDFSKAFNGEKCKPSDFETYSLASGECINGAKYSVQRRKAESKCLVGTTYKDLEWIQEDCSQCTEKDYECSFSFKKGENGKCVPDYKLLQLSGQCNGAKNNKITLSPVQKLNNNKCQKELTFDNVELSCEEIGSPVKSGDKIKVTENSINSKIEYYKYFDTVSDEALLIATSDRQVYVSNDGGETIKKVEIDSEIIEITFNPYFDSTAYLFGDDGTLYTTHDRGQTFSSTKLPKSRQLGLGLNFNALDVNQFIYYGGKDCKSIFDTKCHSVAYLTKDGGETFEEMLRDGIHCDFANTIFTDPSVKNMITCMTLTENRTGRSLVRSNDYFKTQSVVFDSIIGTMGTGEFYVVAVPHGENELRAYVTADGITYAEAQFPADLNDIRQESFTVLGSEFGSIFMHLAVNIGAGEDYGPLLKSNYNGTSFVSLERAVNRNSQGFVDFEKIQGLEGIIIINTIGNVKKMEDHLENKQLKSKITFNDGSDWVYIKPPAKDSEGKKYTCSGKSLDKCSLHLHGYTERKDVRDTFASGSAFGVMFGVGNVGPYLLPENESSTYLTTDGGVTWSEVKKGNYQWEYGDHGGILVLVASNVATDTISYSIDSGKTWLDYKFTGEKVIIEDIITVPRDSSMRFLLLGKSSSFKGGTSKIYTIDFAGSFDRQCVYDIENENNDDFDYISFNPLKDNCLFGHQLEYLKKNKNNCFVGSAPLSDSFRIVKNCSCTRNDFECDYNYYKANDGTCKLVEGLSPIDPSGVCKTDNVFEYFASTGYRKIPLSTCNGGLNLEGKSTPRPCPGKKNEFNKHHNLNGYSFSALFIIPFIIIAFLTWVIYDRGIRRNGGFSRFGEIRLGDTLIEDNEFDRVVNSVVRSGFIASTSLYSGFEKVKYFIKNHIDRLRSRSSDRRGPSYTTLFNDQFLDDADDLLEGHDEDANDLNSLLNQDNDFDIDEDPHDPPEFSTPFRDEEEAPVENVDDENQKSTELTSDDNNQQNDDNNHSPVDSDNNN; encoded by the coding sequence ATGCTATTGAgtaatttgattattcctctattgttgttgttttctCAACTTACTATTGCAGCTAGTGTTGATAATGCACCTGTAGTTAATAAAGTTAAGAGTGGATTCAGTTATTTATTGACTTCATTCGACGATTCCTCTGTGCTACTAAGAGTTGAAAAGAATTCATTATTGAGAACAGAAGATAATGGTAAGAGTTGGGAGAAAGTAAAAATTGATTCCAAAGACAGCAAAGTTGTTTATGTACATGTGGATGAATTATACCCAGGTTCAAGAGCAAGTCTACGTACTGAATACAACGAGACCTACATAACAAATGATAAGGGTAAAACATGGACTAAACTGAATATTAATGTGCCAAAAAACATGAAGGGACCATCTGATACATGCTGGATTAAATCGCATCCTTTAGATAACAAAATTCTTCTAGCTTCTTGTAGAAGTTTGATCAAAGGCGATTCCAGTAAGAATACTAGTTTCcaaaatatgtatatggCTCAGCTTTACTTCATTTCTACCGATACTGGTAAAACTTTTAAGCAAATTGACAGTAAAATAGATTTGAGtggaaagaaaaatatcagAAGTTTAATAACGGATTGTAAGTTTGGAATAAGTTCCTCTAAATCTATGCTAACAAGTTTGTCGGATACAATCGTGTGTAAGTCCAATTTGGTTCAAGGAATAGAACAGAAGCCAAAAGAAACTCAAAATAAATCCGATACTGGAGCTAAAGATAAAAGGGATgactatttatataatgtaAAGCGTGCTGCTGGTACTATTCTTTTTAACAATGGTAAGTCAAATGATCCTCCGATGACATCGGTCATGACCGagtcaaaatattttgagaTCTCAATCAAAAATCCATCTAATAccaaaataatagaatcaTTAAAGGAGAAAACCATAGAATCTTTTTTCGTTTTTGATCAACAATTGGTTGCCATAACAATTGATGACAGATATAACAAAAATTCATCTAAGAAGGTTTGGATTTCAAAAGATGGTAAAGAATATAAAGAGGCCCACTTACCAACCCAACTAAGGTTTTATGTTGCTGGTGGTTTACGTGAGGATGCTGCAGGTAGACTTTTATTAACAATCAATAGGAAGAAAGGGCAAAAATCGAAAAGAAATGATTATGTCACAGAAATTCTCATATCTGATTCTAAGggtgagaaattttcagaTCTATCCTTTATGGATACGACAACTTTAGGTAATTCATTTTTCCAAACTTTTGCGCACCTTCCAGGCACGATAATTGGTACATTTACCTCCATGAATAGTTTTCATGGAGGGAATAGAAAGGATGACTCTAATGAAAGGAAAAAGAGCTCTCCttcaaaaattacaaaaatcaGCATTGATAATGGAAATTTCTGgtcaaatttaaaagttgTCGATCCTGACAATAAGAAAAACTTTAAGTGTGACATTGATGATTATGAAAACTGTTCCATTCAACTTTTAATGGGCGGTTTTGTGAGCTCAGAACCAAGTGCAGGGATTATAACCGTAATCGGTGTCGTATCTGATGGTGTGTCCTTTAATTGGGATGATGCTAAAACATTTATTTCCAGAGATGGCGGTGAATCTTGGCAGGTAGCTCTTGATTTTCCTAGTATCACAACGTCTGGTGACTACGGTAATATTATTGTCGCTGTTCCTTTTAATCCTGAATCTGATGGTGATCCTGAGTCTGAGTTATACTATTCTCTTGATCAGGGTCGCAGCTGGACAGAATACCAATTAGAAGAGCAGATAATTCCTATTGAACTTATAAGTACCACCTTAGATGGTTCAGGATCGAAGTTTATGCTTTTGGGTATGGTAGCTGATCAAGCAGTAAATGTCATAATAAGTAATcctgatgatgatgatgacgaGGATGGCGATAACGATACGGCATACACATTTGTATACgcaattgatttttcaaaggCGTTTAACGGAGAAAAATGTAAACCTTCTGACTTTGAAACATATTCTTTAGCAAGTGGTGAATGCATTAACGGCGCAAAATATTCAGtacaaagaagaaaagcTGAATCAAAATGCCTGGTTGGTACAACTTATAAGGATCTAGAATGGATTCAGGAAGATTGCTCTCAATGTACTGAAAAAGATTACGAATGTTCATTTTCCTTTAAAAAAGGTGAAAATGGAAAATGTGTTCCagattataaattattacaattatcTGGACAATGTAATGGTgctaaaaacaataaaatcaCTCTATCACCTGTTCAAAAGCtcaacaataataaatgtCAAAAAGAATTAACATTCGATAATGTTGAACTTTCTTGTGAAGAAATAGGCTCCCCTGTCAAATCTGGAGACAAAATCAAGGTGACTGAAAATTCaatcaattcaaaaattgaatattataaatattttgatacaGTTTCAGATGAAGCATTACTGATAGCTACATCTGATAGACAAGTTTACGTTTCAAATGATGGTGGTGAGACAATCAAAAAAGTTGAGATAGACAgtgaaattattgaaattactTTTAATCCATACTTTGATTCCACAGCTTACTTATTTGGTGATGATGGAACCCTTTATACCACTCATGATAGAGGTCAaacattttcttcaacaaaGCTTCCAAAATCTAGACAATTGGGATTAGGTTTGAATTTCAATGCTCTTGATGTCAATCAATTCATATACTATGGAGGTAAGGATTGTAAATCGATATTTGATACAAAGTGCCACTCTGTAGCTTATCTAACTAAGGATGGGGGTGAAACTTTTGAAGAGATGCTTCGTGATGGTATTCACTGTGATTTCGCAAATACAATATTTACTGATCCATCCGTTAAAAACATGATCACCTGTATGACATTAACTGAAAATCGTACCGGAAGGAGCTTAGTGCGCTCTAATGACTATTTTAAGACACAATCTGTTGtttttgattcaattattGGTACTATGGGTACTGGTGAATTTTACGTTGTAGCTGTTCCACATGGCGAGAATGAATTGAGAGCTTATGTCACTGCTGATGGTATTACCTATGCAGAGGCACAATTTCCTGCTGACTTGAATGATATTAGACAAGAATCCTTCACTGTTCTTGGCTCGGAATTTGGATCAATATTTATGCACTTGGCTGTTAATATTGGGGCAGGAGAAGATTATGGCCCTTTATTGAAGTCCAACTATAACGGTACCTCCTTTGTTTCTCTAGAACGAGCTGTTAATAGGAACAGTCAAGGGTTCGTAgactttgaaaaaattcaaGGCCTTGAAGgtataattattataaacaCTATTGGAAATGTCAAAAAAATGGAAGATCATTTGGAAAACAAACAATTGAAATCAAAGATTACTTTTAATGATGGATCTGATTGGGTTTATATTAAACCTCCGGCTAAAGATTCTGAAGGCAAAAAATACACCTGCAGCGGTAAAAGCCTTGACAAATGTTCATTGCATTTACATGGCTACACTGAAAGAAAAGATGTAAGGGATACTTTTGCATCAGGCTCTGCATTTGGTGTCATGTTTGGTGTTGGTAATGTTGGTCCTTATTTATTACCAGAAAATGAATCATCCACATATCTTACGACTGATGGCGGTGTTACATGGTCTGAAGTTAAGAAAGGAAATTATCAATGGGAATATGGTGATCACGGTGGGATTTTAGTACTAGTCGCCAGTAATGTAGCAACAGACACCATATCATATTCTATTGATTCAGGCAAAACATGGTTAGATTACAAATTTACTGGTGAAAAGGTCATAATTGAAGATATCATAACAGTACCACGAGACTCATCAATGAGATTCTTACTGTTGGGTAAATCAAGCTCATTTAAAGGTGGAACCTCAAAAATTTACACCATAGACTTTGCAGGTAGCTTTGATAGACAGTGTGTTTacgatattgaaaatgaaaataatgatgattttgattatatatCTTTCAACCCCTTGAAGGATAATTGCTTATTTGGTCATCAATTAGagtatttgaagaaaaataagaataattgttttgttGGAAGTGCGCCATTAAGTGACTCCTTTAGAATAGTAAAGAATTGTTCTTGTACTAGAAATGATTTCGAGTGTGACtacaattattataaagCAAATGACGGAACTTGTAAATTGGTTGAAGGTTTATCTCCAATTGATCCAAGCGGTGTGTGTAAAACAGATAATGtctttgaatattttgctTCAACTGGGTATAGAAAAATTCCATTGTCTACTTGTAATGGTGGGTTGAATCTAGAAGGCAAATCAACACCTCGTCCATGTCCCGGTAAAAAGAATGAATTTAACAAGCATCATAATTTAAATGGGTACTCTTTTTCTGCTTTATTTATCATTCcgtttattattatagCCTTTTTAACATGGGTGATTTATGACCGTGGTATTCGTAGAAATGGGGGATTTTCTAGATTTGGTGAAATCAGACTTGGCGATACTTTAATTGAAGATAACGAATTTGACAGAGTTGTAAATTCGGTTGTAAGATCCGGATTTATTGCATCAACATCTTTATATTCTGGATTCGAAAaggtaaaatattttattaaaaatcatATAGATAGGTTACGCAGTAGATCATCAGATAGAAGAGGACCAAGCTACACAACTCTTTTTAATGATCAATTTCTAGACGATGCTGATGACTTATTAGAAGGTCATGACGAAGATGCAAATGATTTGAATAGTTTATTGAACCAAgataatgattttgatattgatgaagatcCGCATGACCCTCCAGAGTTTAGCACGCCATTCAGAGACGAAGAAGAGGCACCAGTCGAAAACGTTGATGACGAGAACCAAAAAAGTACTGAATTGACTTCTGATGACAATAATCAACAAAACGATGATAATAACCATAGTCCAGTTGAttcagataataataattga